One Colias croceus chromosome 7, ilColCroc2.1 genomic window carries:
- the LOC123693456 gene encoding proteoglycan Cow, translating to MRAPAVLALLALAAAAAARPEHDFEFDDAPEAQTTRRSRRYIYDPQNELCHALVCKKREVCLLRDSFTALCANKKDVLRRGDIIVTVASSPWERGADDEDVFYESPAPPAPPVPPAPASSLDTDRCVGCAGASRAMFLCGSDNRTYSSLCRLDLHNCVHRPRPPVRLACAGFCPCEPAAPAPPAPPAPHAPPAPPAPPAPPHPHRALRLYRPHRARARFDEDGRRRRLETHINEVLPERSYRRPNQEVEGCALDKMANRLLDWFSVLMEEAGGVPPPPHGFGADCKPEVRWMFEHLDTARDGLLQPGDLYALSHDERERCLRPFLRSCGAGGAGGVSRGAWCACLGRAARPCAALARASRGARGAYVPACDARGFYRPRQCHAALAVCWCVDPHGVERPGSRTKGAPPCPGETEDEGVPADDEDAGGSGDRDLDLRF from the exons ATGCGCGCTCCCGCCGTGCTGGCCCTGCTGGCGCTCGCCGCCGCGGCCGCCGCCAGGCCCGAACACGACTTCGAGTTCGATGATGCGCCG GAGGCACAGACGACGCGGCGCTCTCGCCGATACATCTACGATCCGCAAA ATGAACTTTGCCACGCGCTTGTGTGCAAAAAGCGCGAGGTGTGTTTACTGCGGGATTCCTTCACCGCACTTTGCGCCAACAAAAAGGACGTTCTGCGACGAGG GGACATAATAGTGACGGTAGCGAGCAGTCCGTGGGAGCGCGGCGCGGACGACGAGGACGTGTTCTACGAGTCGCCTGCCCCCCCCGCGCCCCCGGTACCCCCTGCACCCGCCTCCTCCCTTGATACTGACAG ATGCGTGGGATGCGCGGGCGCGTCGCGCGCCATGTTCCTGTGCGGGTCGGACAACCGCACGTACTCGTCGCTGTGCCGGCTCGACCTGCACAACTGCGTGCACCGGCCGCGGCCGCCAGTGCGCCTCGCCTGCGCCGGCTTCTGCCCGTGCGAGCCGGCCGCCcccgcgccgcccgcgccCCCCGCGCCCCACGCCCCGCCCGCCCCGCCCGCGCCCCCCGCCCCGCCGCACCCGCACCGCGCGCTGCGCCTCTACAGGCCGCACCGAGCAAGGGCACGCTTCGATGAG gatGGAAGGCGTCGACGACTGGAGACGCACATCAACGAGGTATTGCCGGAGAGGTCCTACCGTCGGCCTAACCAAG AGGTGGAGGGGTGCGCGCTGGACAAGATGGCGAACCGCTTGCTGGACTGGTTCTCCGTGCTCATGGAGGAGGCGGGCGGGGTGCCGCCGCCGCCGCACG GCTTCGGGGCGGACTGCAAGCCGGAGGTGAGGTGGATGTTCGAGCACCTGGACACGGCGCGCGACGGCCTCCTGCAGCCCGGCGACCTCTACGCGCTCA GTCACGACGAGCGCGAGCGCTGCCTGCGGCCGTTCCTGCGGTCGTGCGGCGCGGGGGGCGCGGGGGGCGTGTCGCGCGGCGCGTGGTGCGCGTGCCTGGGGCGCGCGGCGCGGCCGTGCGCGGCGCTGGCCCGCGCCAGCCGGGGGGCGCGCGGCGCGTACGTGCCGGCGTGCGACGCGCGCGGCTTCTACCGCCCGCGCCAGTGCCACGCCGCGCTGGCCGTGTGCTGGTGCGTCGACCCGCACGGCGTCGAGCGCCCCGGCTCCCGGACCAAGGGCGCGCCGCCCTGCCCCG GTGAGACGGAAGACGAAGGCGTGCCGGCGGACGACGAGGACGCGGGCGGCAGCGGCGACCGCGACCTCGACCTGCGGTTCTAA